A DNA window from Polyangiaceae bacterium contains the following coding sequences:
- a CDS encoding NAD(P)-binding domain-containing protein has protein sequence MGKELFEAGEALRELADTHYDVIVIGGGQAGLSVGHHLARRGLRFVILESNDRVGDSWRKRWDSLTLFTPARFDALPGLPFPGDPASFPSKDAMADYLEQYARHFRLPVRTGARVSRLSMQGSGYRVELEREVLEADQVVIAMAGYQQPRVPALAAELDDSVVQMHSSEYRSPAQLAPGSVLVVGAGNSGAEIALELARAGFATTLAGRDVGQLPFRVGGLWGRLLLVRLVLRVIFHRIVTVRTPIGRAMRPTVLRHSGPLIRTKWADLEAVGVVRAPRVSGVRDGLPLLEDGSRGNADNVIWCTGYDAGFSWVDLPIFDEDGRPEHESGVATRAPGLYFVGLTFLHSLSSSMVHGVGRDAARVVSKIGARARAHHSGLQASA, from the coding sequence ATGGGAAAGGAACTGTTCGAGGCCGGTGAGGCGCTGCGTGAGCTCGCCGACACGCACTACGACGTGATCGTGATTGGTGGGGGACAGGCTGGTTTGAGCGTGGGGCATCATCTCGCGAGGCGGGGGCTTCGTTTCGTGATTCTGGAGAGCAACGACCGCGTCGGTGATAGCTGGCGAAAACGCTGGGACTCCCTGACGCTCTTCACGCCGGCGCGCTTCGACGCCCTGCCGGGACTTCCGTTCCCCGGGGACCCTGCCTCGTTTCCCAGCAAGGATGCGATGGCTGACTACCTCGAGCAGTACGCCCGCCACTTCCGCCTGCCGGTGCGCACCGGCGCACGGGTGTCACGGTTGTCCATGCAGGGCTCCGGTTACCGCGTGGAGCTGGAACGCGAGGTGTTGGAGGCGGACCAAGTGGTGATCGCGATGGCGGGCTATCAGCAGCCAAGGGTGCCGGCCCTCGCTGCCGAGCTCGACGACTCCGTCGTTCAGATGCACTCCTCCGAGTACCGGAGTCCGGCTCAGCTCGCGCCCGGTAGCGTGCTGGTCGTGGGAGCAGGAAACTCTGGCGCGGAGATCGCCTTGGAACTGGCTCGCGCCGGCTTCGCCACGACCCTCGCGGGGCGCGACGTGGGCCAGCTCCCGTTTCGGGTCGGCGGGCTGTGGGGGCGGCTGTTGTTGGTACGGTTGGTCTTGCGGGTGATCTTTCATCGAATCGTGACCGTGCGCACGCCCATCGGACGAGCGATGCGTCCGACCGTGCTCCGCCACAGCGGGCCGCTGATTCGCACCAAGTGGGCAGACCTCGAGGCTGTGGGTGTGGTGCGGGCGCCGAGGGTTTCGGGGGTGCGTGACGGCTTGCCGCTGTTGGAGGACGGAAGCCGCGGGAACGCGGACAACGTGATCTGGTGCACGGGCTACGACGCGGGCTTCTCCTGGGTCGACTTGCCAATCTTCGACGAAGACGGGAGGCCAGAGCACGAAAGTGGTGTCGCGACGCGGGCTCCCGGCTTGTACTTCGTCGGGCTCACGTTCCTGCATTCCTTGTCGTCGTCCATGGTGCACGGCGTTGGACGAGACGCCGCTCGTGTCGTGAGCAAGATCGGCGCACGAGCCCGCGCCCATCACTCGGGCTTGCAGGCTTCGGCGTGA
- a CDS encoding twin-arginine translocase TatA/TatE family subunit, translating into MAAGPWQIAIVVLILLVLFGAGRIASLGKGLGEGISNFKKGLKGIEGELEEVETKKVRGKRRKSAAV; encoded by the coding sequence ATGGCCGCAGGTCCCTGGCAGATTGCCATCGTCGTTTTGATACTGCTGGTGCTTTTCGGCGCTGGCCGCATCGCTTCCCTGGGTAAAGGCCTGGGCGAAGGGATCTCCAACTTCAAGAAGGGTCTCAAGGGCATCGAGGGCGAGCTCGAGGAAGTCGAAACCAAGAAGGTGCGCGGCAAACGCCGCAAGTCCGCGGCCGTGTGA
- a CDS encoding helix-turn-helix transcriptional regulator: MRGSDLEYGRRCHAQRRWAEAFDALSRADRSEPLAADDLERLGLSAALSGRDPEWLATLERLYRTYLEARQCARAARAAFWLATRLAALGEMGRAGGWLGRAERLVEDNDGDCVERGYLLVPATYRTATTGDGAQAHALAVRITEIGKSFGDADLMALGCYLQGRALAQQGRVAESLALLDEAMVATTTGELSPVITGIVYCGGIATCQKVYALERAREWTGALAEWCAAQPQLVTFTGSCLVHRAEVLQMEGAWAESFEEARKAEERFTGKPDPEAVADACYQQGEIHRLRGEYGEAERAYESASAHGREPQPGLALLRLAQGDRSTALSSVQRVLDGTKDMLTRARYLPACIEISLAAGELPRAQSALSELERVAESFDTQVLRAMTADCRGAVRLAEGDAGAALEPLRQALRAWLAIDAPYLAARTRVLLASACQALRDQDGVRLELAAARETFERLGATRDLAGLLERGRRSSHGLTPRELEVLRHVARGETNKAIARELCLSEKTIDRHVSNIFEKTQVASRAAATAFAYENGLI, translated from the coding sequence GTGAGGGGAAGCGACCTGGAATACGGGCGCCGATGCCATGCACAGCGGCGCTGGGCGGAAGCTTTCGACGCGCTGTCACGCGCGGATCGGAGCGAGCCACTCGCAGCCGACGACCTGGAGCGGCTCGGCCTTTCGGCGGCCCTCTCCGGGCGAGATCCGGAATGGCTGGCCACGCTGGAGCGCTTGTACCGAACGTACCTGGAAGCGAGGCAATGTGCCCGAGCGGCCCGCGCGGCCTTCTGGCTGGCCACTCGCTTGGCCGCGTTGGGGGAAATGGGGCGAGCGGGCGGCTGGCTCGGGCGGGCCGAGCGACTGGTCGAGGACAACGACGGCGACTGTGTCGAGCGCGGCTACCTCTTGGTGCCGGCGACGTACCGCACGGCGACTACCGGGGACGGCGCACAGGCGCACGCCTTGGCCGTGCGCATCACGGAGATCGGCAAGAGCTTTGGCGATGCGGATCTGATGGCCTTGGGCTGCTATCTCCAAGGCCGCGCTTTGGCACAGCAAGGGCGCGTTGCCGAGAGCCTCGCGCTGTTGGACGAAGCCATGGTTGCGACCACCACGGGCGAGCTGTCACCGGTGATCACAGGGATTGTGTACTGCGGTGGCATCGCCACGTGCCAGAAGGTGTATGCCCTCGAGCGAGCGCGGGAATGGACTGGGGCGTTGGCAGAGTGGTGTGCCGCGCAGCCCCAGCTGGTGACGTTCACGGGGAGCTGCTTGGTGCATCGGGCCGAAGTCCTGCAGATGGAGGGCGCGTGGGCGGAATCCTTCGAGGAGGCGCGTAAGGCCGAGGAACGCTTCACCGGCAAGCCGGATCCGGAGGCCGTCGCGGACGCCTGCTACCAGCAGGGCGAGATCCACAGGTTGAGAGGAGAGTACGGTGAAGCGGAACGCGCCTACGAAAGTGCGAGCGCACACGGGCGCGAGCCCCAACCGGGGTTGGCCTTGCTTCGACTGGCCCAAGGGGATCGGAGTACTGCCCTGAGCTCCGTCCAGCGCGTGCTGGATGGCACGAAAGACATGCTGACGCGGGCGCGATACCTGCCCGCGTGTATCGAGATATCGCTTGCGGCGGGCGAGCTACCCCGGGCACAGAGCGCGCTTTCCGAGCTCGAGCGCGTCGCCGAGAGCTTCGACACCCAAGTCTTGCGTGCGATGACCGCAGACTGTCGTGGTGCGGTGCGGTTGGCGGAGGGCGACGCCGGCGCCGCGCTCGAACCGCTGCGTCAGGCGTTGCGGGCGTGGCTCGCCATCGACGCGCCCTATCTGGCGGCCCGTACGCGGGTGCTGCTCGCGTCGGCCTGCCAAGCGCTTCGGGATCAGGATGGCGTTCGCCTCGAGCTGGCAGCCGCGCGAGAAACCTTCGAGCGTTTGGGAGCGACCCGGGACCTGGCGGGGCTTTTGGAACGAGGGCGTCGTTCGTCGCACGGACTCACGCCACGGGAGCTCGAGGTCTTGCGGCACGTGGCGCGTGGAGAGACCAACAAGGCCATCGCACGAGAGCTGTGCCTGAGTGAGAAGACCATCGACCGGCATGTGAGCAACATCTTCGAGAAGACCCAGGTTGCATCGCGCGCGGCAGCGACGGCATTTGCCTACGAAAACGGATTGATCTGA
- the pcnB gene encoding polynucleotide adenylyltransferase PcnB: protein MPPEGLPEDAPPKPVKHTVEPKVYDVELDEERLDSDAAKVVRRLVRNGYEGYLVGGCVRDLLVGRRPKDFDVATSARPDDVRRLFRNSRIIGRRFRLVHVLYGGGKVIETATFRRNPQEDEEQRDSEDLLIRNDNVFGEAHEDALRRDFTINALFYDVDRRQVLDWVGGMPDIERRVVHTIGDPTVRFMEDPVRILRAIKFSARLDFGISPEVYDAIVHCRGSLAMAARPRLFEEVLRLMRGGAAHRSLWLCWETGVLDVLLPELSAYLSDLEHEDGEIWRLFTEVDRLTAERGEPLDDVVLVTVLLLGPMREACVGVKDRVQAAYDFFEPVVDRLNVPRRIADAVRRLVAMLPRLEAGRAGRFTRAPLYPFALEVLEMLSAARGHAPPAELPAPDKSKSSTERAPRRRRRRRPRRGEPS from the coding sequence ATGCCGCCGGAGGGGCTGCCGGAGGACGCGCCGCCCAAGCCCGTGAAGCACACCGTCGAGCCCAAGGTCTACGACGTGGAGCTGGACGAAGAACGACTCGACTCCGACGCCGCCAAGGTCGTGCGGCGTCTCGTGCGCAATGGCTACGAAGGCTATCTGGTCGGCGGGTGCGTTCGGGATCTGCTGGTCGGTCGCCGCCCCAAGGATTTCGACGTGGCCACCAGCGCTCGTCCGGACGACGTGCGCCGCCTGTTTCGCAACTCGCGCATCATCGGCCGGCGTTTTCGTTTGGTGCACGTGCTCTATGGCGGCGGCAAGGTGATCGAGACCGCGACGTTCCGTCGAAACCCGCAAGAGGACGAAGAGCAGCGCGACAGCGAAGATCTCCTGATCCGCAACGACAACGTATTCGGCGAAGCCCACGAAGATGCGTTGCGCCGCGACTTCACCATCAACGCGTTGTTCTACGACGTGGATCGCCGTCAGGTCCTCGACTGGGTGGGCGGCATGCCGGACATCGAGCGTCGCGTGGTGCACACCATCGGCGACCCGACCGTGCGCTTCATGGAAGATCCGGTTCGCATCCTGCGGGCCATCAAGTTCTCGGCGCGGCTCGACTTCGGCATCTCCCCCGAGGTGTACGACGCCATCGTTCACTGCCGCGGCTCTCTCGCCATGGCGGCGCGCCCTCGCCTGTTCGAGGAAGTGCTGCGTCTGATGCGCGGGGGCGCTGCGCACCGGTCGCTGTGGCTGTGCTGGGAAACCGGTGTGCTGGACGTGCTGCTGCCGGAGCTCTCGGCGTACCTCTCGGATCTCGAGCACGAGGACGGCGAGATTTGGCGGCTGTTCACCGAGGTGGATCGCCTCACGGCAGAGCGGGGGGAGCCTCTGGACGACGTGGTGCTGGTCACCGTGCTCTTGCTCGGCCCCATGCGTGAAGCCTGCGTCGGCGTGAAGGATCGCGTGCAGGCCGCCTACGACTTCTTCGAGCCGGTGGTGGATCGTCTGAACGTGCCGCGCAGGATTGCGGATGCGGTGCGACGGCTGGTGGCCATGCTGCCGCGTCTGGAGGCCGGCCGCGCGGGGCGCTTCACGCGCGCACCTCTCTACCCCTTCGCTCTCGAAGTGCTGGAGATGCTCTCCGCTGCGCGCGGACATGCGCCGCCGGCGGAGCTGCCGGCTCCCGACAAGAGCAAGTCCAGCACCGAGCGCGCGCCGCGTCGCCGTCGTCGCCGCCGACCTCGGCGCGGGGAGCCTTCGTGA
- a CDS encoding c-type cytochrome: protein MRWVALLAAPVIACGGAASTPTTPPVVAVPTASAMESDPTPPPAARTMGDVTRGQAIFQKRCTPCHGEHAQGRIGPNLTDDCFLHGRDRQSILQTITEGVPTRGMVSWRVQLREQELEDVAEYVHSLQGTYAPGGRPCQEAP, encoded by the coding sequence ATGCGCTGGGTCGCCCTGCTAGCCGCTCCGGTCATCGCCTGCGGGGGTGCCGCCTCCACACCAACGACCCCGCCCGTGGTGGCGGTCCCGACCGCGAGCGCGATGGAAAGCGATCCCACGCCGCCGCCGGCGGCGCGCACCATGGGCGACGTCACGCGAGGCCAGGCAATCTTCCAGAAGCGCTGCACGCCATGCCACGGCGAGCACGCCCAAGGGCGCATTGGTCCCAACCTGACGGACGACTGCTTTCTCCACGGCCGCGACCGCCAGAGCATTTTGCAGACCATCACCGAGGGCGTGCCGACCAGGGGCATGGTTTCGTGGCGCGTCCAGCTTCGTGAACAGGAGCTCGAGGACGTCGCCGAGTATGTCCACTCCCTCCAAGGCACCTACGCGCCCGGCGGCAGGCCGTGTCAGGAGGCGCCCTGA
- a CDS encoding prolyl oligopeptidase family serine peptidase: MASHARNAAIALMVLAFGVGCKPAKKAEGAASDAASAPTADATSPLPDGPVPQGVFPSTAVGATSAQLTIAGAKRSVALYLPAKRAAKPALVIVCHGTDGDAAEQLTEAGGEKLADSEGLVVAAPQARVMPQADWDQHTAGQTFFETYPKVTLETNVDLQLVAAIIAEAKAAYGIDERRVYVAGFSNGAFFAQFVAMALHDRVAAFASKSGGLVRCDTTDVCTFSGTGTSCAALAQQADWCSCSGTEKPGPIATSGYKPAAYVVHAADDGTVSPYYSCQLADRLKSLGYDVQLSILATGGHEWGTDFLPTAWPFLSKHSMP; this comes from the coding sequence ATGGCGAGTCACGCTCGGAACGCTGCGATCGCGCTCATGGTCCTTGCCTTCGGTGTTGGTTGCAAGCCGGCGAAGAAGGCAGAGGGCGCCGCTTCCGATGCGGCGTCCGCGCCGACCGCCGATGCGACTTCACCGCTGCCTGACGGCCCGGTACCTCAGGGTGTGTTTCCGAGCACGGCGGTGGGCGCCACCAGCGCGCAGCTGACGATAGCGGGCGCGAAGCGCAGCGTTGCGCTCTACCTGCCCGCGAAGCGAGCCGCAAAGCCGGCGCTGGTGATCGTGTGTCATGGTACCGACGGCGACGCCGCGGAGCAGCTGACAGAAGCCGGCGGCGAAAAGCTCGCCGATAGCGAGGGGCTGGTGGTCGCTGCGCCGCAAGCGCGGGTGATGCCGCAGGCGGACTGGGATCAACACACCGCGGGGCAGACCTTCTTCGAGACCTATCCGAAGGTGACCCTGGAGACCAACGTGGACCTGCAGCTCGTGGCAGCGATCATCGCGGAAGCCAAGGCGGCTTACGGAATCGACGAGCGCCGAGTGTACGTCGCGGGCTTCTCCAACGGTGCGTTCTTCGCTCAGTTCGTTGCCATGGCGCTTCACGATCGGGTCGCGGCCTTCGCCTCCAAGTCCGGAGGTCTGGTGCGTTGCGATACGACCGACGTGTGCACTTTCTCGGGCACGGGCACGAGCTGCGCTGCGCTCGCACAGCAGGCGGACTGGTGCTCCTGCAGTGGCACCGAGAAGCCGGGCCCCATCGCAACGAGCGGCTACAAGCCCGCGGCCTATGTGGTCCACGCCGCAGACGATGGCACCGTGTCGCCCTACTACAGCTGTCAGCTTGCGGACCGCCTGAAGTCCTTGGGCTACGACGTTCAGCTGAGCATCCTCGCGACGGGCGGGCACGAATGGGGGACGGACTTCCTGCCAACCGCGTGGCCCTTCCTCTCGAAGCACAGCATGCCGTAG
- a CDS encoding sel1 repeat family protein has product MASVRLPSQVGTSSLWSLARVAFALAPGVVFSVAGVTGEGRSLWLVPGLFLVVYALLQVRHAWRSRPSDALIDEHGVRFEGGRQHGAQFAFSDLDASGTTVETVREPRLTFELVLAFVVFRLLSSDRESMPDTRVPVRRLTLATRDGRRLQLAEAEHPDEQRSLDALFGTLQAKIASLADAPPALHGPAHVLSCAGCGAPLSIPESEQVCCRHCGRWTPVPVELRERVQAKAHVKRAHGDIEANVRALLSQPGARFASFILLLALVFCGVGWLVVLGGLALTGLGDIGGFDVGWALFAGVAWSLFALLLARGAFAKRRALTLLASAFGARAPAAPGQPSACRCCGAGLAETQSLVSVCGYCGADNVLGIDLRPAVRPLREHALGLEALLTQRRREVRNALLGAAGSFVALGVAALMTVISVSVALEFAQVKRDCRANQARACRELGTDYSLGISGSEDDDKALEAWERGCELGDAEACYSAGRALDWGIDVPEDKERGAALIEKACKLGHAEACKPE; this is encoded by the coding sequence ATGGCGAGCGTTCGGTTGCCGAGTCAGGTCGGAACCAGCTCCCTGTGGAGCCTCGCCCGGGTGGCGTTCGCGCTGGCGCCGGGCGTGGTGTTTTCTGTCGCCGGCGTTACTGGCGAGGGTCGCTCGCTCTGGCTCGTCCCGGGGTTGTTCCTGGTGGTGTACGCCCTGTTGCAGGTGCGCCATGCATGGCGCAGCCGGCCGAGCGACGCACTGATCGACGAGCACGGCGTGCGCTTCGAAGGGGGTCGGCAGCACGGAGCCCAGTTCGCGTTCTCCGATCTCGACGCGAGCGGCACCACGGTGGAAACGGTACGGGAGCCGCGCCTGACCTTCGAGCTGGTACTGGCTTTCGTGGTGTTCCGGCTGTTGTCGTCGGACCGCGAATCGATGCCCGACACGCGGGTTCCCGTTCGACGGCTCACGCTCGCGACGCGCGACGGCCGCCGGCTCCAGCTGGCCGAAGCCGAGCATCCCGACGAGCAGCGTTCGCTCGACGCCTTGTTCGGCACGCTACAGGCCAAGATCGCGAGTCTGGCAGATGCACCTCCGGCGCTGCACGGCCCGGCGCACGTACTCTCGTGCGCGGGCTGCGGCGCGCCGCTCTCGATTCCGGAAAGCGAGCAGGTATGCTGTCGCCATTGCGGCCGATGGACGCCAGTCCCCGTTGAGCTTCGCGAGCGAGTCCAAGCGAAAGCCCACGTAAAGCGAGCCCATGGCGACATCGAAGCCAACGTTCGCGCGCTCTTGTCGCAGCCCGGCGCACGCTTCGCGAGCTTCATCTTGCTCTTGGCGTTGGTCTTCTGCGGGGTGGGCTGGCTGGTCGTGCTCGGGGGCTTGGCGCTCACGGGCCTGGGGGACATCGGCGGCTTCGACGTGGGTTGGGCACTGTTCGCCGGCGTCGCGTGGTCGCTGTTCGCCCTCTTGCTGGCCCGCGGCGCCTTCGCCAAGCGACGCGCGCTCACCCTGCTTGCATCGGCCTTTGGCGCTCGCGCCCCAGCCGCGCCGGGCCAGCCGTCGGCGTGTCGCTGCTGTGGCGCGGGACTCGCAGAAACGCAATCTTTGGTCAGCGTCTGCGGCTACTGCGGGGCGGACAACGTGCTCGGCATCGATCTACGCCCCGCCGTTCGCCCGCTTCGCGAGCACGCCCTCGGCCTCGAGGCGTTGCTCACCCAGCGGCGGCGCGAGGTCCGGAATGCGCTCCTCGGCGCCGCAGGCTCTTTCGTCGCCCTCGGTGTCGCCGCCCTGATGACCGTAATCTCAGTTTCCGTCGCCCTCGAGTTCGCGCAAGTGAAGCGCGACTGCCGCGCCAACCAGGCCAGAGCCTGTCGCGAGCTGGGCACCGACTACAGCCTCGGTATCTCCGGCAGCGAGGACGACGACAAGGCCCTCGAAGCGTGGGAGCGTGGTTGTGAGCTGGGCGACGCGGAGGCGTGTTACTCGGCTGGCAGGGCGCTGGATTGGGGCATCGACGTGCCCGAAGACAAGGAGCGCGGCGCCGCCCTGATCGAAAAGGCCTGCAAGCTCGGTCACGCCGAAGCCTGCAAGCCCGAGTGA
- a CDS encoding hemerythrin family protein codes for MALFAWKDEYSVKVPSIDVQHKKLVELLNELHEAMTQGKSTEHLGHVLGGLIKYTAEHFAYEEKLFAQSGYPHAKEHKLEHERLKKQVLDFQKKFTSGEARISIELLRFLKDWTSNHILGSDKRYSAHLVQANVR; via the coding sequence ATGGCACTGTTTGCATGGAAGGACGAATACTCGGTCAAGGTCCCCTCGATCGATGTTCAGCACAAGAAGCTGGTGGAGCTCCTGAACGAGCTGCACGAAGCCATGACGCAGGGGAAGAGCACGGAGCATCTCGGGCACGTCCTTGGTGGGCTCATCAAGTACACCGCGGAGCACTTTGCGTATGAAGAGAAGCTCTTCGCTCAATCTGGATATCCCCACGCAAAAGAACACAAGCTCGAGCACGAGCGTCTGAAGAAGCAGGTCCTCGACTTTCAAAAGAAGTTCACCTCCGGTGAGGCTCGCATCAGCATCGAGCTCCTGAGGTTTCTGAAAGACTGGACGAGCAACCACATCCTGGGTTCCGACAAGCGTTACAGCGCGCATCTCGTGCAAGCGAACGTTCGCTGA
- a CDS encoding serine/threonine protein kinase — MSEEDCPISVGQVIDEKYRIERLLGRGGIGIVAKAQHLVLNHPVALKVLRNELAQEQRHVARFLREARAAVRLESEHVARVLDVGTLEDGAPYMVMEYLEGEDLARRLDRSGPLTPEQVAGFLIEACDGLAEAHAAGIVHRDVKPANLFLARGKDGSERLRVLDFGIAKAAQSVSEGDFSATETGGWIGSPRYMSPEQMRPSSTVDARADIWALGITAYELLSGASPFDAESMSEICGAVLHVDPTPLHQRVEVSEALSEVIMRCLEKDPARRFASIRDLAAAVGPFAPATSQAKLARIHRWSSEAPKPSELQPAADALTVSSHGPPSAFSSSTTDGLSHEEPVRPRSRRRLWWAALAAVVPLAGTLFLLGGEAPALLTTGLQPERQAYQAFLDALSRKPSSEHSTTKPAPPMASTEPEPTPRTVIRQRPEQPKEPTPPTKRSGTENPLLMDRE; from the coding sequence ATGTCGGAGGAGGATTGCCCAATCAGCGTCGGTCAAGTGATCGACGAGAAGTACCGCATCGAGCGGCTCCTCGGGCGTGGGGGCATTGGCATCGTCGCCAAGGCCCAGCACCTGGTCTTGAACCATCCGGTCGCGCTCAAGGTGCTCCGCAACGAGCTGGCCCAAGAGCAGCGACACGTGGCTCGCTTCCTGCGGGAAGCCCGCGCCGCCGTACGCTTGGAGAGCGAGCACGTGGCGCGCGTGCTCGACGTGGGCACGCTGGAAGACGGCGCGCCGTACATGGTGATGGAGTACCTGGAAGGCGAGGATCTGGCGCGCCGCTTGGATCGCTCCGGCCCCCTGACCCCAGAGCAGGTCGCCGGCTTTCTGATCGAGGCCTGTGACGGCCTCGCGGAAGCCCACGCGGCTGGCATCGTTCATCGCGACGTGAAGCCGGCGAATCTGTTCTTGGCGCGTGGCAAGGACGGCAGCGAGCGCCTGCGCGTTCTGGACTTCGGAATCGCCAAGGCAGCTCAATCGGTGAGCGAAGGCGACTTCAGCGCGACGGAGACCGGCGGCTGGATCGGCTCTCCTCGCTACATGTCACCGGAACAGATGCGGCCCAGCTCCACCGTGGATGCGCGCGCGGACATCTGGGCGTTGGGCATCACGGCCTACGAGCTGTTGTCCGGCGCGTCCCCCTTCGACGCGGAATCGATGTCGGAGATCTGCGGCGCCGTGCTGCACGTCGACCCGACCCCTCTCCACCAGCGCGTCGAGGTTTCCGAGGCCCTGAGCGAAGTCATAATGCGCTGCCTGGAGAAGGACCCCGCGCGCCGGTTTGCTTCGATACGAGATCTGGCGGCCGCCGTCGGTCCCTTCGCCCCGGCCACGAGTCAGGCAAAACTGGCTCGAATCCACCGCTGGAGCAGCGAGGCACCGAAGCCGTCCGAGCTGCAGCCCGCAGCGGACGCCCTCACCGTTTCTTCTCACGGCCCCCCGTCCGCGTTCTCCAGCAGCACCACGGACGGGCTCTCGCACGAGGAGCCGGTACGGCCCCGGTCCCGGCGGCGGCTGTGGTGGGCCGCGCTGGCCGCGGTGGTGCCCTTGGCGGGGACGCTGTTCTTGCTCGGTGGAGAAGCTCCGGCCTTGCTCACCACCGGGTTGCAGCCGGAACGCCAGGCGTACCAAGCGTTCCTCGACGCGCTCTCCCGCAAGCCATCCTCGGAGCATTCAACCACGAAGCCCGCGCCGCCCATGGCCAGCACGGAACCCGAGCCAACTCCCCGCACCGTGATCCGCCAGCGCCCCGAGCAGCCGAAGGAACCCACGCCGCCCACCAAGCGCAGCGGCACGGAAAACCCGCTATTGATGGACCGTGAATAG
- a CDS encoding sigma 54-interacting transcriptional regulator, whose product MLGRGTVDEDGKRSRVVFQRQRPSGMRPTPPLAGQRISREQLVLRPRGQRLEVENTGRCKLYVNGVLTDSATVGHGDVLRLHWAMVLLVVRRPKAFSPLNHYPGDRSFPFGSPDPDGIVGESPAAWHLRDTLAFAARSQQHVLLLGDTGAGKELAAHAVHTLSPRAKRSFVARNAATLPASLVDAELFGTVKDYPNVGSPLRPGLIAEADGGTLFLDEIGELPASLQPHLLRVLDRDGEYQRLGDSAMRRSDLRLVAATNRHIEELKRDFAARLKMRVRVPGLAERIEDIPLLVNHLLRTFAATHPDLTERFFEADGSHPRLAPELIETLLRHDYLEHTRELERALLVAFSTSGDKFIALTPEVSDALSRHASEETPELTREAIESALSQAGGSVTRAAQALGLKNRFVLYRLMKKLGVPRSDES is encoded by the coding sequence ATGCTGGGGCGGGGCACCGTCGACGAGGACGGCAAGCGGTCCCGAGTCGTCTTCCAGAGGCAACGCCCGAGCGGCATGCGCCCCACGCCGCCCCTGGCGGGGCAACGCATCTCCCGCGAACAGCTCGTGCTCAGACCGCGGGGTCAAAGGCTCGAGGTCGAAAACACCGGGCGCTGCAAGCTCTACGTCAATGGTGTGCTCACCGACAGCGCCACCGTGGGGCACGGTGACGTGCTGCGGCTGCACTGGGCAATGGTGCTCTTGGTGGTGAGGCGCCCAAAGGCTTTTTCCCCGCTGAACCACTACCCTGGCGACCGCAGCTTTCCCTTTGGATCGCCGGACCCCGATGGAATCGTGGGCGAGAGTCCGGCGGCGTGGCATCTCCGCGACACGCTGGCGTTCGCTGCACGATCACAACAGCACGTGTTGCTCTTGGGCGACACCGGCGCCGGCAAGGAGCTGGCGGCGCACGCCGTACACACGCTGTCACCACGTGCCAAGCGCTCGTTCGTGGCTCGCAATGCTGCGACCCTGCCCGCGTCCCTGGTGGACGCCGAGCTGTTCGGCACCGTGAAGGACTACCCCAACGTGGGATCACCGCTGCGCCCCGGCCTGATCGCCGAGGCCGATGGCGGCACGCTGTTCCTGGACGAGATCGGCGAGCTACCCGCATCGCTACAGCCGCACCTGCTGAGGGTGCTCGATCGCGACGGTGAGTATCAGCGGCTGGGGGACTCCGCCATGCGGCGCTCCGACCTGCGCTTGGTGGCGGCGACCAATCGCCACATCGAAGAGCTGAAGCGCGACTTTGCCGCCCGGCTCAAGATGCGCGTTCGCGTTCCGGGCCTTGCCGAGCGCATCGAGGACATTCCGCTGCTCGTGAACCACCTGCTCAGGACCTTTGCCGCAACGCACCCAGACCTCACCGAGCGCTTCTTCGAGGCGGACGGGAGTCACCCGCGCCTGGCACCGGAGTTGATCGAGACCCTGCTCCGTCATGACTACCTGGAGCACACGCGCGAGCTCGAGCGAGCGCTGCTGGTCGCGTTCTCCACCAGCGGCGACAAGTTCATCGCGCTGACCCCCGAAGTCAGCGATGCCCTCTCGCGACACGCCTCCGAAGAGACACCCGAGCTCACCCGCGAGGCGATCGAGTCCGCGCTGTCCCAAGCCGGCGGCAGCGTGACACGAGCGGCCCAGGCGCTCGGGCTGAAGAACCGGTTCGTGCTCTATCGCCTGATGAAGAAGCTGGGCGTACCGCGCTCGGATGAGAGTTGA